In the Prochlorococcus marinus str. MIT 9312 genome, CTAGGGAAAGTTGATTTAGGTAATCAAGTTGCTGCCACGGAGGAAACCTTCATTTCTGAAGACATAACAAATGCGAGAAGAGAAAGCTCTATTTGTGGTTGGGTTAATATCATTTATGGGTGTAATGAAAGATGTTCATATTGTGTAGTTCCCTCTGTCAGAGGGAAAGAGCAATCAAGATATCCCAATGCTATAAAAAGTGAGATACAAAAATTAGCTGATGATAATTTTAAAGAAATTACTCTTTTGGGGCAGAATATTGATGCTTATGGAAGAGATCTTCCTGGAACTACAAAAGAGGGGAGAAAAGAAAATACTTTAACTGATCTTTTATATTACATTCATGATATTAATGGGATTAGTAGGATTAGGTTTGCTACTAGTCATCCAAGATATTTTTCAAAAAGATTGATTCAAGCTTGTTATGAACTTGATAAAGTCTGTGAACATTTCCATATTCCCTTCCAAAGTGGAAATGATGAAATCTTAAAGCAGATGTCCAGAGGATATAATATTAAAAAGTATAAAAATATAATTGATAATATAAGATCATTAATGCCAGATGCTTCAATTACAGCTGACGCTATAGTTGCTTTCCCAGGAGAAACCGAACAACAATATCAAGATACATTGAAACTTATATCAGATATTGGCTTTGATCAAGTAAATACAGCAGCATACTCCCCAAGGCCAAATACGCCTGCAGCAGTTTGGTCTAATCAACTTTCGGAAGAAGTAAAAAAAACTAGATTACAGGAAATTAATGCTTTGGTAGAGAAAACTGCTAGGAACAGAAATCAAAGATACATTAATAATATTGAAAGCGTTTTAATTGAGGGTTTAAATCCAAAAAATTCCTCGCAAATTATGGGTAGAACCAGGACAAATAGATTAACTTTCGTAAAGATTCCCAAAAACATTCAATTTAATTTTTCACTTGGAGATGAGATAGATGTCAGAATTAATGAAGCAAGACCTTTTTCTTTAACAGGTGAACTTTGCTAAAAATTTTTTCTAAATGATCGAGGAAAAGAAAAAATGTATTGGATTAATATTTGGTGGATATTCCAATGAGCATGATGTATCAATATCCTCTGCTAAGACAGTTTTTAATGCCTTTAATTCAGAAATTAATAAACAACGCTTTAATGTTAAAGCCTTTTACATAAATAAATATGGAGATTGGATTGATAATGATATCTCAGTTAAGATCCTGATTGGTGAAATTGAACACAAAAAAACAAAAAAACAAGAGCTTTTTAATCAAAAAAAAATTAACTTCCTTGACGGAATTGAATTTCAAAATATTGATATTTGGTTTCCACTTCTTCATGGATTTAATGGCGAAGATGGATCAATTCATGGATTACTAAAATTCACAAATAAACCTTTAGTCGGATGTGGGATTCTTGGCTCTGCTCTTGGTATGGATAAAATATTGATGAAGACAATTTTCTCAAATCTAAAAATTCCACAAGTTAATTATTTAGTTATTCAAAACGAAGATTTGAATAATCTAGAAGTAAAAAATAAGTTAATTATTGAGATAATAAAAAAATTAAATTTTCCTGTTTTTGTTAAACCATCTAACTCTGGTTCATCCCTTGGCATTTCTAAAGTAATAAATAAATCAGCATTATTAAAAGCTTTAGAAAAGGCTTGGGAAATAGATGCAAGAATTTTAGTAGAAGAAGGTTTAGAGACAAGAGAGATTGAATGCGGAATAATTGGGAATTCAGAACTCTTAACCTCTGAGATTGGAGAGGTAGAATACGGAAGTGATTGGTATGATTATGATTCAAAATATAACTCAAATAATAAGATAACTATCCCAGCCAAAATAGATTCTAAAATCACTAAACAAATTAAAGAAATTGCTATTCAAAGTTGTAGAACACTAAATATTTTTGGTTTTGCAAGGGTAGATTTCTTTTTAGAAAAATCTTCAAATAAAATTTTTTTAAATGAAATAAATACAATTCCTGGTTTTACAAAAAAAAGTATGTTTCCAATGCTCTGGGAAGCTTCGGGTTTAAATATTGAACAACTTGTGGCTAAACTAGTAGATATATCTCTAGATTTATAATTCAAATCAAATGTTGCATGGACTTCTTTGGTTACCATTACTTTTAATCTTCGTTTTATTAACTGCACTTGGATGGTTAGAGAGAAGAAGGCAAAATCTTTTTAGGAGCTGGGCAAATGGGTCTGAACTTTGTAAGTTAGATAGTTCAGGTGCAGCATTTTTAAAAGATGGGAAATTAAGATGGAGCGCGTTTGAAGCTGGTAAATTTGAAGAAAAAGATTGTTTCACAATCAAGAAACTTGAATTAGTTGAATTAATGGCACTAACTTCTGGAGAAGCTCCTCTAACAATTGAATCTCAAGGAAAGTGTAGGTTGAGACTAGTAGGTGATGGGAAAGAAATGGATGTACCATTTTCAGATGCAGAGCAGGCAAGAAAATGGATGGACCAATTGATGGAAAAAGCTAGATGTGATTTGTGAAAAACCTAAAAAAAATAAACACTAGAAGCTTTTTATTTTTAATTTTATTTTTATTTTCAACAAGTTTTTTGAGCCTAAAAAAATTTAAGAAGGTTAATGTAGACGACATTAGAATTTCTGGCAGTACATTATTCTCAGAGAATGATGTGGTAAGTAATTCATCTTTTACGTTCCCAATACGTTTAATTTTTATTAAAACTAATCTATTAGAAAAAGACTTAAAACAAAATTTATCACTCAAGAACGTTTCAGTAAGTAGACAAATAGTTCCTTTTGGTTTGAAAGTTCATGTTAAAACAAGAACTCCAGTAGCTTACGCTGAAAGGATATTAAATAATGAAGAAAAGATATTAGGCTTTATTGATAAAGATGGGATTTTTATCGATAAACAAAATGCAGACAAAAAAAATTTGAACAAATTAACCATACAAGTTTTTGGTTGGAAAGAAAAATTTAAAAAAATATTATCTGAAATTTTAATTGCTCAAGAAAATTATGAATTTGAAGTGATTAAAATAATTTTTTCACCCAATGGGTTTCTAACTGTTGAGGAAAAAGATTTAAAAACAATATTCTTAGGATTTAAACCAAATTTAATCAACTATCAATTACAAATAATCAATAACTTAAAAAATGAATTTAAGAAAAATAATTTTTCTGAAGAAATAGATAATATTGATCTTACTGATCCAAATAAACCAAAAATAAAAGTGTTCAAACCCTAATATTTGAAAACTAATTTTGAATAATTTTTTTTAATTATTGTAGTGTTAATGAGGGTTTAGCATTCAAAACAGAATATTTGAAAAATAAATATTTTAAGGATTTTCCTCAACAAATTCCTACATATGAGCTCAGTAAGTTCATAATGCACCCAATACTAGTATTAGATTCCTATTAAGAGATGAGCTTCGGTAACAATCCAAACTTTGATCAATCGAGAGAAATCCTTCCAAGCCAAAACGCCAAAATAGAAGTTATTGGTGTTGGAGGTGGTGGAAGTAACGCAGTCAATAGAATGATAAGTAGTGATTTAGAGGGTGTATCTTTTCGAGTACTCAATACCGACGCGCAAGCACTAATACAGTCTTC is a window encoding:
- a CDS encoding cell division protein FtsQ/DivIB; translation: MKNLKKINTRSFLFLILFLFSTSFLSLKKFKKVNVDDIRISGSTLFSENDVVSNSSFTFPIRLIFIKTNLLEKDLKQNLSLKNVSVSRQIVPFGLKVHVKTRTPVAYAERILNNEEKILGFIDKDGIFIDKQNADKKNLNKLTIQVFGWKEKFKKILSEILIAQENYEFEVIKIIFSPNGFLTVEEKDLKTIFLGFKPNLINYQLQIINNLKNEFKKNNFSEEIDNIDLTDPNKPKIKVFKP
- the miaB gene encoding tRNA (N6-isopentenyl adenosine(37)-C2)-methylthiotransferase MiaB — translated: MLTKTKKEEKEFQKDSTTRSYWITTFGCQMNKADSERMAGTLEKMGYTRADDELNADLVLYNTCTIRDNAEHKVYSFLGRQAKRKHKIPSLKLVVAGCLAQQEGESLLRRVPELDLVMGPQHVNNLENLLGKVDLGNQVAATEETFISEDITNARRESSICGWVNIIYGCNERCSYCVVPSVRGKEQSRYPNAIKSEIQKLADDNFKEITLLGQNIDAYGRDLPGTTKEGRKENTLTDLLYYIHDINGISRIRFATSHPRYFSKRLIQACYELDKVCEHFHIPFQSGNDEILKQMSRGYNIKKYKNIIDNIRSLMPDASITADAIVAFPGETEQQYQDTLKLISDIGFDQVNTAAYSPRPNTPAAVWSNQLSEEVKKTRLQEINALVEKTARNRNQRYINNIESVLIEGLNPKNSSQIMGRTRTNRLTFVKIPKNIQFNFSLGDEIDVRINEARPFSLTGELC
- a CDS encoding D-alanine--D-alanine ligase family protein, with product MIEEKKKCIGLIFGGYSNEHDVSISSAKTVFNAFNSEINKQRFNVKAFYINKYGDWIDNDISVKILIGEIEHKKTKKQELFNQKKINFLDGIEFQNIDIWFPLLHGFNGEDGSIHGLLKFTNKPLVGCGILGSALGMDKILMKTIFSNLKIPQVNYLVIQNEDLNNLEVKNKLIIEIIKKLNFPVFVKPSNSGSSLGISKVINKSALLKALEKAWEIDARILVEEGLETREIECGIIGNSELLTSEIGEVEYGSDWYDYDSKYNSNNKITIPAKIDSKITKQIKEIAIQSCRTLNIFGFARVDFFLEKSSNKIFLNEINTIPGFTKKSMFPMLWEASGLNIEQLVAKLVDISLDL